One Roseimaritima multifibrata DNA window includes the following coding sequences:
- a CDS encoding glycerophosphodiester phosphodiesterase, with protein MRPARRDSYPRRIVGCVLLFAGIVGTAGGRIDACLSAADLPSDVGNSVELAAAAQGVQRIAAHRGAMLDRPENTIAAIERAIEAGATAVEIDIRTSRDGKLLLMHDSKVNRTTNGTGRVNDLSWAELEKLDAGSWFGAEYAAEQVPSLDQILQVCRGRIEVQLDLKEEGAAYADRIAASVKAHGEPTRMVVAVRSVEQAKQIKQRLPEVSTLIFLRKKGQLDSFLAAKVDFLRPQIAWLENDPALLKKIRDGGAKIHFDATTATSEKVLPLLKYRPESLLCDDPAQLVKTLAQLKKKAKGI; from the coding sequence ATGAGACCTGCGCGACGCGATAGCTATCCGCGTCGCATCGTCGGTTGCGTATTGTTATTCGCGGGGATTGTCGGCACCGCGGGTGGAAGAATCGATGCATGTCTGTCTGCTGCCGATTTGCCATCCGATGTTGGTAATTCAGTGGAGCTGGCGGCTGCGGCTCAGGGAGTGCAACGGATCGCCGCACATCGTGGAGCGATGTTGGATCGTCCTGAAAACACGATCGCGGCCATCGAGCGAGCTATCGAAGCTGGAGCCACCGCGGTCGAAATCGACATCCGTACATCGCGCGATGGCAAGCTGCTGTTGATGCACGATAGCAAGGTCAACCGTACGACCAATGGCACTGGACGAGTCAACGATCTGAGCTGGGCTGAATTGGAGAAGCTTGATGCTGGCAGTTGGTTCGGAGCCGAGTACGCTGCGGAACAAGTCCCGTCGCTGGATCAAATACTGCAGGTCTGCCGAGGACGAATTGAAGTTCAATTGGATTTAAAGGAAGAAGGTGCAGCGTATGCCGATCGAATCGCAGCCTCCGTGAAAGCCCACGGCGAACCGACACGAATGGTCGTCGCGGTGCGAAGCGTCGAGCAAGCAAAGCAGATAAAGCAACGGCTGCCCGAAGTAAGCACGCTGATCTTCCTGCGAAAGAAAGGACAGCTCGATTCGTTTTTAGCAGCAAAAGTAGATTTCCTGCGCCCGCAGATTGCCTGGCTAGAGAATGATCCCGCGCTACTAAAGAAGATTCGTGACGGCGGCGCCAAAATTCATTTCGACGCAACCACGGCCACATCCGAAAAGGTTTTGCCACTACTAAAATACCGCCCCGAATCCCTCCTCTGTGATGATCCAGCACAACTGGTCAAAACACTCGCTCAGCTAAAGAAGAAAGCCAAAGGAATCTAA
- a CDS encoding N,N-dimethylformamidase beta subunit family domain-containing protein, producing the protein MRRKLSLLLLIALISLDRPSVADQTQPASPFVMGYANRLSCEPGEEISFHLSASGPSVDLTIQRLGKESVEVFKKTDIACATHPIPDRASSHGCDWPSAFSITIPKDWETGYYETKMHVKDGDKSASGSLFFVVRSAEPGKNTKILLQLSTNTYNAYTNWGGHSLYSYHDRDGVQGHRVSFNRPVSSQFAKWELPFVKWAEQNGYQIDYAVNSDLEFHPEILQQYKLVLSVGHDEYWSSPMRDHLEQYIRDGGNVAFFSGNTCCWQVRSEDDGRALTCHKQGYNTDPIYRQGDHGLLSTAWSHHLVERPENELTGVGFLWGGYHRSHGQFMDGPASFEVHRPDHWLFENSQLKRGDRFGGKDTIVGYECDGCEMEWKDGLPFPTHRDGTPKTFTILGSCPARWAPGDSLWYDRFPKDRVGAAVLGVYTNGGTVVTAGTTDWAHGLSGNDPAVIQITRNVLDRLGSK; encoded by the coding sequence ATGCGAAGAAAACTTTCGCTACTCTTGTTGATTGCGCTGATTTCGCTGGACCGACCCTCGGTAGCCGACCAGACCCAGCCGGCCTCACCATTTGTGATGGGGTACGCGAATCGACTCAGTTGCGAACCGGGCGAGGAGATTTCCTTTCATCTTTCGGCCAGCGGCCCGTCGGTTGACCTCACGATCCAACGTCTTGGCAAGGAGAGTGTTGAGGTCTTCAAAAAGACGGATATCGCCTGTGCTACTCATCCCATTCCCGATCGTGCCTCGTCGCACGGCTGCGACTGGCCCAGCGCCTTTTCAATAACGATTCCCAAGGACTGGGAAACAGGTTACTACGAGACGAAAATGCATGTAAAGGACGGCGACAAGTCCGCCAGCGGCTCGCTCTTCTTTGTCGTTCGCAGCGCTGAACCTGGCAAAAACACAAAGATTCTTTTGCAACTGTCGACCAATACGTACAACGCTTATACCAACTGGGGCGGGCACAGCTTGTATTCGTACCATGATCGTGATGGAGTTCAGGGGCATCGTGTCTCATTCAATCGTCCCGTCTCGTCACAGTTTGCGAAATGGGAACTGCCGTTCGTGAAGTGGGCGGAGCAGAACGGATACCAAATCGACTATGCAGTCAACAGCGACCTGGAGTTTCATCCCGAGATCCTTCAGCAATACAAACTCGTGCTAAGCGTTGGTCACGACGAATACTGGTCATCGCCGATGCGCGATCATTTGGAACAATACATTCGCGATGGTGGCAACGTTGCATTCTTCAGCGGCAACACCTGCTGCTGGCAAGTCCGCAGCGAGGACGATGGGCGTGCGTTGACTTGCCACAAGCAGGGCTACAACACCGACCCGATTTACCGACAGGGCGATCACGGATTGTTAAGCACGGCATGGAGCCATCATTTGGTTGAGCGGCCCGAAAACGAACTCACCGGCGTTGGATTCCTTTGGGGCGGCTACCATCGCAGCCATGGCCAATTCATGGATGGGCCCGCTTCCTTCGAGGTCCATCGCCCCGATCATTGGCTGTTTGAAAACTCGCAGCTCAAACGCGGCGACCGATTCGGCGGGAAAGATACGATCGTTGGCTACGAGTGCGACGGATGTGAAATGGAATGGAAGGACGGACTGCCGTTCCCAACGCACCGTGACGGTACGCCGAAAACGTTTACGATCCTGGGCTCGTGCCCGGCCCGCTGGGCCCCCGGCGACAGCTTGTGGTACGACCGCTTTCCCAAGGACCGCGTCGGAGCAGCCGTGCTGGGCGTATACACAAACGGGGGCACGGTCGTCACGGCAGGAACCACCGACTGGGCACACGGGCTATCAGGAAACGACCCGGCCGTGATTCAAATCACCCGCAACGTGCTCGATCGTTTGGGGTCGAAGTAA
- a CDS encoding MarR family winged helix-turn-helix transcriptional regulator, producing the protein MALADELKKRGPFDSLEQEATLAVLRTSDLLENRIARLLREHRLTMSQYNVLRILRGEGKPIPCLEVADRMVQVAPAITRVVDQLLGAKMIRKTQSSKDRRVFLVEINSLGKRTLEKLDQPILDLHASLLRGVSKSDMKTLVGILEAVRTGVTV; encoded by the coding sequence ATGGCGCTTGCAGACGAACTGAAGAAACGTGGACCGTTCGATTCGCTCGAGCAGGAAGCGACGCTTGCGGTCTTGCGTACCAGCGATTTGCTGGAGAATCGGATCGCCCGTTTGCTGCGTGAACATCGGTTGACGATGTCTCAGTACAACGTCCTCCGGATACTACGCGGTGAAGGCAAGCCGATTCCTTGCCTAGAGGTTGCCGACCGAATGGTCCAAGTCGCCCCGGCGATCACTCGTGTTGTGGACCAGTTGTTAGGGGCGAAGATGATTAGGAAGACGCAGTCGTCTAAGGACCGCCGAGTGTTTCTCGTTGAAATCAATTCGTTGGGGAAGCGTACGCTGGAAAAGCTGGATCAGCCGATCCTTGATCTGCACGCTTCGTTGCTTCGCGGAGTATCCAAATCGGATATGAAGACGCTTGTCGGTATTTTGGAGGCTGTGCGAACCGGAGTCACTGTTTAG
- a CDS encoding FMN-dependent NADH-azoreductase, translating to MSKLLYIESSPRKQRSKSITVAKAFLEKYQAVHPGDEVVTLDLWQRKLPEFDGYTIDAKYQVLHGHGFDPDQEAAWKSVVEICDEFKSADKYVISLPMWNFGIPYKLKHYIDVLTQPGQTFSFDPATGYSGLVTGKPVAVVYARGGAYGSDEAKGMDLQKGYMDLLLGFIGFTDVHSIMVEPTLAAADDVAKTEAAAIERAEEIASGF from the coding sequence ATGTCTAAGCTGCTCTACATTGAATCTTCACCTCGTAAACAACGCTCGAAATCCATCACGGTGGCAAAAGCGTTCCTCGAAAAGTACCAGGCGGTACATCCCGGCGATGAGGTCGTTACGCTCGATCTTTGGCAGCGGAAACTGCCCGAATTCGATGGCTACACGATCGATGCTAAGTACCAAGTGCTGCACGGTCATGGCTTCGATCCCGATCAAGAGGCCGCTTGGAAATCGGTCGTTGAAATCTGCGATGAATTCAAGTCGGCGGACAAGTACGTCATCAGCCTGCCAATGTGGAACTTTGGGATTCCATACAAACTTAAGCACTACATCGACGTGCTCACCCAGCCCGGCCAAACCTTTAGCTTCGATCCTGCGACCGGCTACAGCGGCTTGGTCACCGGCAAACCGGTTGCCGTCGTTTACGCTCGTGGCGGCGCCTATGGAAGCGATGAGGCCAAGGGGATGGACTTGCAGAAAGGCTATATGGATTTGCTGCTGGGCTTCATAGGCTTCACCGACGTGCATTCGATCATGGTCGAGCCCACGCTGGCGGCTGCTGACGACGTTGCTAAGACGGAAGCCGCAGCGATCGAGCGAGCTGAGGAAATTGCCTCCGGGTTCTAG
- a CDS encoding pirin family protein, giving the protein MLTIRRSSERGHADHGWLNSYHTFSFAGYRDPQHMGFRSLRVMNEDRVAAGQGFGTHAHQDMEIVSYVLDGELEHQDSMGNGEVLRPGEFQCITAGTGITHSEFNPSADKPTHFYQIWLRPERTGIDPGYQQRRFEPAGRRNRLQLVASHDGSDGSLRVHQDARIYLADLTADHEVRFEIPAERHVWLQVLRGSVRVNGQTLETSDAAAVSDERALLLQTDGQAELMLFDLA; this is encoded by the coding sequence ATGCTTACCATTCGACGCTCCAGTGAACGAGGCCATGCAGACCATGGCTGGCTGAATTCTTACCACACCTTTTCGTTTGCCGGCTATCGCGATCCTCAGCACATGGGGTTCCGGTCATTGCGGGTCATGAATGAAGATCGTGTCGCGGCCGGCCAAGGATTTGGCACTCACGCCCACCAGGACATGGAGATCGTATCCTACGTGCTGGATGGGGAATTGGAGCACCAAGATTCAATGGGCAATGGTGAAGTCCTTCGTCCCGGTGAATTCCAGTGCATCACCGCTGGCACAGGCATCACGCACAGCGAATTCAATCCGTCCGCGGACAAACCGACGCATTTCTATCAAATCTGGTTGCGACCCGAACGTACCGGCATCGACCCAGGCTACCAGCAAAGACGCTTTGAACCGGCTGGACGGAGGAATCGTTTGCAGTTGGTCGCTTCGCACGACGGTTCGGATGGATCGTTGCGGGTCCACCAGGACGCGAGAATCTATCTGGCGGACTTGACGGCGGACCATGAGGTGAGATTCGAAATCCCAGCCGAAAGGCATGTTTGGCTGCAGGTCCTGCGCGGCTCGGTGCGCGTCAACGGGCAAACGCTTGAGACGAGTGACGCCGCTGCGGTTAGCGATGAGCGTGCGCTATTGCTGCAAACCGATGGCCAAGCCGAATTGATGCTTTTCGATTTAGCGTAA
- a CDS encoding ZIP family metal transporter, with the protein MTTLGWIIVSGVAMSVLSLVGGLTLILKKSTLERVMLPLVAFAAGALIGGALFHMIPNAIDEIGNTTSVYVWIAAGFILFLAVEQFLNWHHSHSPDAADRQPLTYLILLGDGLHNFVGGLFVGASFLVDVRLGITAWLAAAAHEIPQELGDFGVLLHGGWSKSGALTYNFFSASTFLLGGVIAYFASGTIDVSYLVPFAAGNFLYIGAADLIPEIKKTSKVSTNAEHFLAFSVGLGVLLLLRLFLTT; encoded by the coding sequence ATGACAACTCTCGGGTGGATCATCGTCTCAGGGGTCGCGATGAGCGTACTCTCGTTGGTGGGTGGACTGACACTCATCTTGAAAAAGAGCACGTTGGAGCGAGTCATGTTGCCGCTCGTTGCATTTGCAGCGGGTGCGTTGATCGGTGGTGCACTTTTTCACATGATTCCTAATGCGATCGACGAAATCGGAAACACCACTTCCGTTTACGTTTGGATCGCGGCGGGGTTCATCCTGTTTCTAGCTGTGGAGCAGTTTCTGAATTGGCATCATTCTCATTCTCCCGATGCAGCAGATCGTCAGCCGTTGACCTACCTGATCTTGTTAGGCGATGGACTTCATAACTTTGTGGGTGGACTGTTTGTCGGTGCCAGCTTTCTGGTGGATGTGCGTCTTGGCATAACTGCTTGGCTAGCCGCCGCGGCACACGAGATTCCGCAAGAACTGGGTGATTTTGGCGTCTTGCTGCATGGTGGTTGGTCTAAATCAGGGGCTCTGACGTATAACTTTTTTTCGGCATCCACGTTTCTGCTCGGCGGCGTGATCGCCTATTTTGCGAGCGGAACAATTGACGTTTCCTACCTCGTTCCGTTCGCCGCAGGCAATTTTCTTTATATCGGTGCCGCCGATTTGATCCCGGAAATCAAAAAGACGAGCAAGGTTTCCACAAACGCCGAACATTTCTTGGCATTTTCAGTTGGGCTTGGCGTGCTTCTGCTGCTCCGGTTGTTTCTGACTACGTAA
- the aceE gene encoding pyruvate dehydrogenase (acetyl-transferring), homodimeric type, whose translation MNKPSNPTDPLQPSVNDELSDWFDSFRDVVDRYGATESAQLLDALRAHAESLGVPTAPPLLTPYVNTIPPAQQQEYPGDSEIEARLRHLIRWNAMAMVVRANKHNPGIGGHIATYASAATLFEVGFHHFFHARNEDHPGDFVYFQGHASPGVYARAFLEGRISEQQLERFRRETPRETGLPSYPHPWLMPDFWQFPTVSMGLAPLMAVYQARFLRYLQARGIVDTSKSHVWALLGDGEMDEPESTGGLLLAAREKLDNLTFVINCNLQRLDGPVRGNGKVIQDLEGIFRGAGWNVVKVIWGSEWDELLAADKSGQLIQRMNETIDGEYQMYAHEPGSYMREHFFGKSPVLQKLVEHLSDDQIQRLSRGGHDPRKVFAAYDAAVKFRGAPTVVLANTIKGYGMGSAGEAYNTTHAKKSMTADQLLAFRTRFNVPISDEEVADSPFYKPTETSRELKYLHNQRRALGGYLPARAKQSPTLSIPSLESFAKLLEGSGDRSAATTMTYGRMLERLMENDAIGDRIVPIVPDEARTFGLEGVFSRYGLYSPKGQLYKSVDAGTLTQYTQAVDGQFLDEGITEAGSIASFIAAGTAYCNLQTPMIPFYAFYSMFGFQRIGDFLWAAADAQAKGFLLGCTAGRTTLMGEGLQHCDGHSPLVASTIPTLQIYDPAFAYEVVVIIQEGMRRMYEQNENVFYYLTLYNESYAMPPMPDGARDGILRGMYEVRRNDANGDHPSARPQLFGSGTILNEALRAQQLLAEHFHIPSDVWSITSYNLLRRDAMANDRESRLQPSEMPTPSFLQQELAGRPGPFIAATDYMAMVPDQIAPWIPGRYVTLGTDGFGRSDTREALREHFEINANHIAYAALTAMAADETFDPSRLPDARKMLGIDANKLAPVGI comes from the coding sequence ATGAACAAGCCATCCAATCCAACCGACCCTTTACAGCCATCCGTCAACGACGAACTATCCGATTGGTTCGACAGTTTCCGTGACGTGGTGGACCGATATGGCGCGACCGAATCGGCGCAGTTGCTCGATGCATTACGTGCACACGCTGAAAGCCTTGGCGTACCGACCGCACCGCCTCTTCTGACGCCCTACGTCAACACGATTCCTCCGGCGCAGCAGCAAGAGTATCCCGGCGATAGCGAAATCGAAGCCCGATTGCGGCATCTCATTCGATGGAATGCGATGGCGATGGTAGTGCGCGCGAATAAGCACAATCCGGGAATCGGAGGGCACATTGCCACGTACGCTTCGGCCGCGACGCTTTTTGAAGTTGGTTTTCACCATTTCTTTCACGCTCGAAACGAAGACCACCCCGGCGACTTTGTTTACTTCCAAGGGCACGCCTCACCCGGAGTCTACGCGCGTGCGTTCTTGGAGGGCCGTATCAGCGAACAGCAGCTAGAGCGATTCCGCCGCGAAACGCCCCGGGAAACGGGCTTACCATCGTATCCACACCCGTGGCTGATGCCAGATTTCTGGCAATTCCCCACCGTATCGATGGGACTGGCGCCGTTGATGGCTGTCTATCAAGCCAGATTCCTGCGATACCTGCAAGCTCGCGGAATCGTTGACACTTCAAAGTCGCACGTATGGGCGTTGCTGGGCGACGGCGAGATGGACGAACCCGAGTCGACCGGCGGATTGCTGCTGGCTGCCCGTGAAAAACTAGACAACTTGACCTTTGTTATCAATTGCAACCTTCAACGACTTGACGGTCCGGTCCGCGGCAATGGCAAAGTGATCCAAGACCTTGAAGGAATTTTCCGCGGTGCCGGCTGGAACGTCGTGAAAGTGATCTGGGGAAGTGAATGGGATGAACTGTTGGCTGCCGATAAATCGGGACAACTGATCCAGCGAATGAATGAAACCATCGATGGTGAATACCAAATGTACGCCCATGAACCGGGGAGCTACATGCGTGAACACTTCTTCGGCAAATCACCTGTGTTGCAGAAGCTTGTCGAACATCTTTCCGACGATCAGATTCAACGACTCAGTCGCGGTGGTCACGATCCGCGCAAAGTGTTTGCCGCTTACGACGCCGCCGTGAAATTCCGGGGAGCACCGACAGTGGTATTGGCCAACACCATCAAAGGCTACGGCATGGGGTCCGCTGGCGAAGCATACAACACGACGCATGCGAAAAAGAGCATGACAGCCGATCAACTATTGGCATTCCGCACGCGATTCAACGTCCCGATCAGTGACGAAGAGGTCGCCGACAGCCCATTCTACAAGCCCACGGAAACGAGTCGCGAGCTTAAGTATCTGCACAACCAACGGCGTGCCCTGGGTGGCTACCTGCCCGCGCGAGCGAAACAGTCACCGACGCTTTCTATTCCGTCTCTGGAATCCTTTGCCAAACTGCTTGAAGGTTCCGGTGACCGTTCAGCGGCAACTACCATGACCTACGGAAGGATGCTGGAACGACTGATGGAAAATGATGCGATTGGCGATCGAATCGTGCCGATCGTACCCGACGAGGCGCGCACGTTCGGATTGGAAGGTGTCTTTTCGCGATACGGCCTCTATTCGCCCAAGGGGCAACTCTACAAGAGCGTGGATGCGGGCACTCTGACACAATACACTCAAGCGGTCGACGGGCAGTTCTTGGACGAAGGTATCACGGAGGCGGGTTCAATTGCATCGTTCATCGCCGCTGGCACAGCGTATTGCAATCTACAAACGCCAATGATTCCGTTTTATGCGTTCTATTCGATGTTCGGTTTTCAACGCATTGGGGACTTCCTGTGGGCTGCCGCCGACGCACAAGCTAAAGGTTTTTTGCTCGGCTGCACTGCGGGACGAACGACGTTGATGGGTGAAGGACTGCAGCACTGTGATGGTCACAGCCCACTGGTTGCTTCCACCATTCCCACTCTGCAAATCTATGACCCTGCCTTTGCATACGAAGTCGTCGTCATCATTCAGGAAGGAATGCGGCGAATGTACGAGCAAAACGAAAACGTTTTTTACTATTTGACGCTCTACAACGAAAGCTATGCGATGCCGCCGATGCCCGATGGGGCGCGTGACGGAATCTTACGAGGCATGTACGAAGTTCGCCGCAACGATGCAAACGGCGACCACCCCTCGGCAAGGCCTCAACTGTTTGGCAGCGGAACGATTCTTAACGAAGCACTCCGCGCCCAGCAGTTACTCGCAGAACACTTTCATATCCCCAGCGATGTGTGGAGCATCACCAGCTACAACCTGTTGCGGCGTGACGCGATGGCGAACGACCGCGAAAGTCGACTGCAACCGTCGGAGATGCCTACCCCCAGTTTCCTGCAGCAAGAACTTGCCGGCCGCCCAGGCCCCTTCATTGCCGCAACCGACTACATGGCCATGGTACCCGACCAAATTGCACCATGGATTCCAGGACGGTATGTCACGCTGGGGACCGACGGGTTCGGTCGTAGCGATACCAGAGAGGCGTTGCGAGAGCATTTTGAAATCAATGCGAACCACATTGCCTATGCCGCACTGACAGCGATGGCCGCCGACGAAACATTCGACCCAAGCCGGTTGCCGGACGCGAGAAAGATGCTTGGCATCGATGCCAACAAACTTGCCCCCGTTGGGATTTAA
- a CDS encoding FAD-dependent oxidoreductase — protein sequence MSKFGWLLGIVVLAASFDVGPVVGADPEYDVVVYGATPGGIAAAVAAGKAGQSVLLVEPTARVGGLVTSGLSHTDFHSLESLSGAFLDFANRVQSFYVQTYGADSPQVQACFHGTFGEPKVNLAVFHDLLEEQASVKVVRQHRLASLAVSDLAERKHIDSATFVDPQGDVLAVRGRVFIDGSYEGDLMAMAGVAWRAGREAAAEHGESLAPDTADQQLQAYNFRFIMTRDESNRVTPVAPPGYRREDFVGVLKALQSNQIQHVFDYPSKCIFKAQTPALPGGKYDINDVSRSLVRLSLPGKNLGWPDGDQKERQAIFDEHLRDQVGLLYFLQNDPEVPGKFQQEASEWGWCRDEFLESNHLPPQLYVREARRMQGVYVYAQADSEYATEGTRAVFHKDSIAMADYGNNCHGTAHEGLRFGGKHTGEFYNPVPPYQIPYGVLLPKDVDNLLVPVAASSSHVGFCALRLEPIWMSLGQAAGHAAALAVQADHPVQQVNVSDLQRQLHADGSATIYVSDVLPDSTDFVAVQWWAAAGGLQHVYPDGEPRKPRGPKLHGQYCEAAPGHAAGLDLPLDADLERRWIDLAATIGVPATALPEGNGKITRGEFIRAAAKARKTAKN from the coding sequence ATGAGCAAGTTTGGTTGGCTGCTGGGGATCGTTGTTTTGGCAGCCTCATTTGACGTGGGGCCTGTGGTGGGTGCGGATCCGGAATATGACGTTGTTGTCTATGGAGCGACGCCCGGTGGGATCGCGGCTGCCGTGGCAGCTGGCAAAGCGGGACAGTCGGTTCTGTTGGTCGAGCCGACTGCACGCGTTGGAGGACTGGTCACCAGCGGGCTCTCTCATACCGACTTTCATTCTTTGGAAAGTCTCAGTGGGGCATTCCTTGATTTTGCGAACCGCGTCCAGTCGTTTTATGTTCAAACCTACGGTGCTGATTCGCCGCAGGTTCAGGCTTGCTTTCATGGCACTTTTGGCGAACCCAAAGTGAATCTGGCGGTCTTCCACGATTTGCTAGAGGAACAGGCGAGCGTCAAGGTGGTCCGTCAGCATCGACTTGCCTCTTTGGCTGTTAGTGATTTAGCAGAGCGGAAGCATATTGATTCGGCGACCTTCGTCGATCCGCAAGGCGACGTACTGGCTGTGCGAGGCCGGGTGTTTATCGACGGAAGTTACGAGGGAGACCTGATGGCCATGGCTGGAGTGGCCTGGCGAGCCGGGCGTGAAGCGGCCGCCGAACATGGTGAATCGCTGGCGCCCGATACCGCTGATCAGCAATTGCAAGCCTACAACTTTCGCTTCATCATGACCCGTGATGAATCCAACCGCGTAACGCCCGTTGCTCCACCGGGCTATCGCCGTGAAGATTTCGTGGGGGTTTTGAAGGCGTTGCAGTCGAACCAAATCCAGCACGTTTTCGATTATCCCAGCAAGTGCATTTTTAAGGCTCAGACTCCAGCTTTGCCCGGCGGTAAGTACGACATCAATGATGTTTCGCGGAGCTTAGTGCGGCTCTCATTGCCCGGCAAAAATCTCGGGTGGCCCGACGGCGATCAAAAGGAACGGCAGGCGATATTTGACGAGCATTTGCGTGATCAGGTGGGGCTGCTCTATTTCTTGCAAAACGATCCAGAGGTTCCGGGAAAATTTCAACAGGAAGCGTCTGAGTGGGGATGGTGTCGCGACGAATTTCTGGAATCGAATCACTTGCCGCCGCAGTTGTATGTGCGTGAGGCTAGACGTATGCAGGGAGTGTATGTCTATGCACAGGCCGATAGCGAATACGCCACAGAAGGGACGCGTGCGGTCTTTCACAAAGATTCGATCGCGATGGCGGACTACGGTAATAACTGCCATGGTACGGCTCACGAAGGCCTACGCTTTGGCGGCAAGCATACGGGTGAGTTCTACAATCCTGTACCACCATATCAAATTCCCTATGGCGTCCTGCTTCCCAAGGATGTTGATAACTTGCTGGTTCCCGTTGCCGCGTCCTCATCGCATGTCGGTTTTTGTGCGTTGCGATTGGAACCGATTTGGATGTCGCTGGGGCAAGCGGCTGGGCACGCCGCGGCGCTTGCGGTGCAGGCAGATCATCCGGTGCAACAAGTCAATGTTTCGGACTTGCAACGTCAACTGCACGCCGACGGTTCGGCCACGATCTACGTTAGCGATGTACTACCAGATTCAACGGATTTTGTTGCGGTTCAGTGGTGGGCGGCAGCGGGTGGATTGCAGCATGTCTATCCGGATGGTGAACCGCGAAAACCCCGAGGCCCGAAACTGCACGGACAATACTGCGAAGCCGCTCCAGGTCACGCGGCGGGACTGGACCTGCCATTGGACGCAGATCTTGAACGGCGTTGGATCGATCTCGCCGCAACCATCGGTGTTCCGGCGACTGCCCTGCCAGAAGGGAATGGCAAAATCACTCGAGGCGAATTTATTCGCGCTGCAGCGAAAGCCAGAAAAACGGCGAAGAATTGA